In a single window of the Papaver somniferum cultivar HN1 chromosome 8, ASM357369v1, whole genome shotgun sequence genome:
- the LOC113306282 gene encoding uncharacterized protein LOC113306282 yields MHDGASRGNPGVTGYGFVCRGDQGEFMYAESKGIGIATNFIAEVMTIIGAAEWALQNNKLNICINSNSKAAVSEYISDDNAEYIPDENAEVEEALLGPINNNATTSAATME; encoded by the exons ATGCATGATGGAGCTTCAAGAGGTAACCCAGGTGTAACAGGATATGGCTTTGTATGCAGAGGAGATCAAGGAGAGTTTATGTATGCTGAATCAAAAGGAATTGGCATTGCAACTAACTTCATTGCTGAAGTTATGACTATTATTGGTGCAGCAGAATGGGCTTTGCAGAATAATAAACTCAACATATGCATCAACTCTAATTCCAAAGCAGCAGTGAGTGAATATATATCTG ATGACAATGCTGAATACATACCAGATGAAAATGCtgaagttgaagaag cgttacttggtcctatcaacaataaTGCCACCACCAGTGCTGCTACCATGGaatag